The Dendropsophus ebraccatus isolate aDenEbr1 chromosome 3, aDenEbr1.pat, whole genome shotgun sequence genomic interval gaagtgaatggagcctaattgcaaagcacacctaaactggagacgagagtggtgctgtctctggaagaatgtggccatgttttgctaacccctttaagttcatatgtaaatgaggtggtcCCACCCGCCCATGTTTTGAATATATTCATTCAGCACTCTGCAGCAATGATCAcccgagtgatgtcactgcagagcactgCCTATTATTCATTAGgaagggtggattggtgcactgagggcagtagACCCATCCCCCGTGCACCACACAGCCTTATTTACATATCAAGTAAACTACGAATTTCCAGAAAACTCCGCTGAgcatcaaggtaaaaaaaaaaattaccttcatctTAAATGCCTTGTGCGCTATAAGGACAGCAGATTAGATGCTTTTAACCTGCTGGTTTGAATTCGGTTTAGTTGGACTGCAAAATATTTTAGTCATGCAGCCATAATATGATATACAAAATATGGCCACATTATGGCTGCCTGAATCCAATGAAACTGGTAAGCCAGTTGGCTGAACGATAAACCATTCcaaatattatatactgtaactAGCCTTTTTGTTTActcgtaatttaaaaaaaacaaacaactttaaAGGAATATTGTACTCAATACAAGCCATTTGTGTAAGCTCTTAGGAAAAACtcccccctttaaagaggttacccGGAAATAAAATTCAAACTTCTCATGGTACCAAAAAGAGTACTGGTCTGCTGTCAAATTACATGGTGGGAGAGAGTTGTCCTGATTATATAGTGCCAGCTTAGCCAGTCATTTGCTAAAGTACAGGTGGGAGAAATGCCTCAAGCAGTTTTAAACATTAAAGTATTTTTCTGGTtaacttatttaaagggaaccagtaagcacaattgtgctgatatgattCCCTGCTGTATAGCTATGCTGTGCAACTCCCCGAAGCTACCAGCCACAGCTGGTAActagagctgtgactagtcacgggtggCTCACTGCCCAGGTGACTATTTGCCGCGCCTCTCCTGTCATTGGGCGGGGgaataaaactatttttttcccctcactGCAAAGgtactgctgcagccgtggctggtAGCTTCGGGCTGCACAGCGGAGCTATACCAtgcagcagggaaccatatctGCACAATTGTTCCCTTTTAATGACATGTGGAAATGTACAATATTGTAAAAGAAAGTTGGCTAACTCTGTAAATCATTTGCTTTACTTATCTTTTATCATGTTTGCATTACATCATGTTCTTTTGGCTATTTTAATAGGAAAGTAAATTCTAAATTTTCTTTAACTTTTGTTACCAGAGAACAGTGGATATTGGAAGCTCAGATCAGTTATAAAGAACTATGCTGTTAGGTCGGGTGTCAGACAATTGAATGAAAGGAAACCACTGTGGGTTCCGCACAAAACCAGCAGAGTTTTGAAGTATTGAAAGTTGCTGCATATATGAATGGGAAACACAATAGACAGAACTTTTATACAGTTgggattacattatatataatattacagtggtaccttggtttatgagcataattcgttccggggccatgcttgttatccaaatcactcttaaaccaaagcaaatttttccataagaaatcactgatatgcagacaattggttccacacccccaaaataataatttattattcagaataacatgtaaaacaaatgaaacaaattcAGAAACCGcagaatatatgatattataagttactgtacagtaatggagaggatgggaaacacaagggctgacagagactacagggagcatgaaggaatgagcaggacagatgtgggcacacacatgcagcgctctctgtctggggagagaggggttacagctatgaagggattacctccacagtcctgtcccctgatgtaagcccaagcctgaagtggatctgctatggtttggaaggtgagggagacttcctgggtcagagtacagtgctgtaggccacgctatgcagaccatgctgctcccccactccccctcccacccagtacagggagctcttaaaccaaaacgctcttaaaccaagttactcttaaaccatggTACAACTgtgtctcatatatatatatatatatatatatatatatatatatatatatatatatatatgagagagaagCAGGAGGAAGCCGCACATCTAAATCCTCATGAGGCGGGTGCTGCACAgagtcagtcccctggcttgGGGGTCCCCAAAAGTATGCAAAGATATTCCGCAGCACGCCAGCATATGTGAAAAGAGATGTAGTTTattacaaaaagtgcaaaaaatacaggagatgcaacgtttcgatcttctcagaagatcattatcaagcatgctatTATCTATTATCGGTCTGGtggaatagaagacaacgatcagccgacataaactatgtcggctgatcgttgctgtcgtttgtctttcaacgtatTGAAAGACAAAAGACCAGGATAGTAATGATTTGCTGCCTCCACCCCGTGGAATggaagcagcagcagaccactgctatcttctatgggctgcccgaacgatctagcgatcacccgggcggcCCACCTCGGCTCTTACCCGCTCTTTACACGCGTCGGCAGCAAGCAGTGAACGTGGAGCAAACAAGCACGAAcagcgctcttttgctcctcaATATCACCCCATGTGATAGGGGCTTAAGAATACAGTCTACAAACTGCTGATTTTGTGATTTTGGCCTCGATACAAAGGGGTCTCTCCACTTGTAACTTTCCCTATTACCATAATATTTTAAAGAAATAATGTAACAGGTTATTACAAAGCATTCTTTATATTTTGGTTGATAATTTGATCACCTTGAAGAAACAGGACTAGTAGTTTCATGTTCTCTAAGTGAATTCCTTATATATTTGttgctatattttaataataaTGATCAAAAAAGACCTGTTCCTAGAGAGaaagagaaactttttttttttagattactggatataaaatttttattttcactggATGACTTTCTTCCCTCATGCAGCAGTATCCATGATCACACCAACTCGCACTGCTTCCTGAAGATACTCCAGGGCAACCTCAAAGAGACACTGTATGACTGGCCCCAGAAAAAATCAAATGGAGCAATGGTAAAGAAGTCAGAAGGAGTGCTAAAGCTGAACCAGTGCGCCTACATCAATGGTAATTCCCAGAGTGCATGTTGCACTAGCTCTTTATTGTAAAACTTGCAAATTATTGTAACTTAACCTTATTTCTTTCACATTTGTTGTATCGTAAAGGGTTTGTCTGCTTTAACCAGTTTCCTAATGATGACCAGACCATAGGCTATCCTGTTACTGGTGAATCTGATATGGTCTGAATCTGAATCTAACCACACTTTTTAGGGTCCAATAGCAGCCTGCATTAACAACTGGACAGCAGGGAATTATTGGAGATGGTTCTTTATACCTTAAGAAACTAAAATTATCTATTTACTATGTACTCACAATCAGTTCATAATCCTGTAGTATCAggctcatgtcagctgatcgttgacttctattacacaagacgattatcggctgtaacagaCGTAATCGTTTAGCTTAATATGACCTTTAATGTGCTTACGCAAAGGCCTTTTTTTCTTTGCATAGTTGTACAGACAGTTCATCTAAGGGTGACATGGTAATGGCAGATAAACtattttttccctttaatataaTCATACAGTAATCTGTAAGATGTTGCTTCATAGTACTCCTATCAGAAGGTTTATGTCCAAGGTAAGATTATTTTGTATCTGCTTTATCTCCCTTGTGCACAAGGAACCCGCCCCACTTGAGTCACTCCCCTCATAAAACCAATCACCAGTAAAGAAGTTAAAGCAAACAAACATGTTAGTAATAATATATGTAACTTCACATTCTAGTCTGGATCAATAAAAGGTATCTTGTTCAGTGCGTGGAATCTTCACATCCCAAAGTACAATACAGATTACGGAGAAATTTAGAACATACTATGTCAAGGCTATAAAAAAAAGTGGACTCGAGTACAGTGTGTACACAAAGTTCCTGTGGGATTAAAAGTCTAAACGCAGAATGATTAAAGACCCCATTAGTCTTCTCTACTAGACTattttaggccgtgttcacattaAAGTggatgtcatttcaaacaactttgcagaaattgTTTCAAATAGTAcaaatagatttttattttttgcaaaagtgcTTCATTCTTTACTTAATTCTTACTTTgttttccagccccccccccttcttatctGTTACTTATCAAGCCAAAGTTGTCtatattacagagaagcaaagtgaagactgtGTTGCTgtatccattataacctatggaggggatgagtgagcaggaagagcagacaaacAGCCCTACTGAACACAGCAAACCTTGtcctcactttgcttctctgcaaCAGATAAGTAGTAAGGAGAGCCTGGAAAACCACTTTTTAATACAGAATGAAGCTCTTTAGCCTTATAaaaactattacagagtttcttacaatcgcATGTTCTGTTGATTTCAGTTGTTTGAAAGTCCACCAAAATAAAATTTCTAACGGTGCACTGCCACCACTCAACGTACAGTAAAACAGATACATAAGCTGGTAAACACTGAAGAGTGCTACAGCCTCCTAAAACAATGGATAGGTGTAGATGCTGAGGAATGGTGATCTGCCAGTCTAATATTGAGGAATTTTTTAAGGATTGACAACCTATTACTTTTGACGCCAGGAACAAAAAGTCACTTTACGAAGATCTGGTTAGGCAGTTGTTGCAGCTTCGCCACCATGCcttcctgtatccccctgcccccaaacACTCCTGCAAGTTTCCTACCAGAACTTACAGGACCTTTCAATACCCAGCAGACTACTTCTCTAAAGTCATATCTGCAGAACCTGCTGTGTTCATTCCCTGGCAGCTCCTCCAACTGAGGCATTGTTCAGAACAGGGTGACATGCTGTAAAAACACTTAATTTGTCCCTAAATGTCCGAATAAAGatagatatatatgtgtatataagcgGGAGATAGTGATGTAGGCTGGATGGGCTGGTCAGAGGTGATATTACTCAGGGTGGGGCTAAGGTTTAGAGCCTAGATACAGCCAAGCATTCTGAGACCACTAAAGATGCATTGTCTAGGGAGAAAAGGATAAGCTGTACCACATTgaaaataaaagaattacagtACATAACTGAGAGGCACATCTAACAAAAGAAAAACTTCTTGAAGCCAGCACAGtgtgtgataacactatattagcaaGTTATCTATCTTGTGGTGGTAGTATTGggaaaatatattaatatattttaacaattttttaatgtatttactACCTTTCCATAATTTACTATTTACTTCATTTTCACTTTCTTTGTACTTTCAGACTCAATTGGTCTTCATAGAGTAGAAAACCCTAGTCACACAGAGACTGCTGTGAGCCTACACCTGTACAGCCCTCCATTTGACCATTGCCAAACTTTTGACCAGCGAACAGGACACAAAAATACAGTTAAAATGACTTTCTGGAGCAAATATGGTGAACGGACTCCACTGGTGAGTAATCCTAATGGTTGTGGCAAGTTTACTTGATTTACTTTAGAAGGAAGTGGATGAATAGTATTACAGAAGCCAAACACCTTCCTAGTGATAAATATATTGATCAGTCTACATATAGCTCATAATAAGTGGTCCTAAAGTGGTAAAGTGGATTCATATTCACATTCATCTGGTACCACAATCATTTAAAGTGACCACTAGGTGTAAGCTCTCCAATCTGTAGGTGTTTGGACAAATTATCATTTTCGacaatatgtatgtgtgtagctttggctgtccaggaattgtagctttgcaacagcaggag includes:
- the CDO1 gene encoding cysteine dioxygenase type 1, with amino-acid sequence MDHTEVLKPQTLDELIQILHEIFSSDNVNVEEVQSIMESYESNPLEWMKFAKFDPYRYTRNLVDEGNGKFNLMILCWGEGNGSSIHDHTNSHCFLKILQGNLKETLYDWPQKKSNGAMVKKSEGVLKLNQCAYINDSIGLHRVENPSHTETAVSLHLYSPPFDHCQTFDQRTGHKNTVKMTFWSKYGERTPLATAQSQENN